GCTGTACTTTTCTTAAAAACTCGTCCAGATATGCACGACATACCGTCAAGACGTTTGTTGAAGTCAACATAATGGACGCTGTAAGTGTGGTCAGCAAACTGTATCCCTTGAAATAGCATCGCGGATTATTAACTGACTAGAAAGCAAGGCCATCTTTCCGCTGCTTTATAGACAGAATCTCTGCTTTTCTTAATTCTCCATCCTACAACACGGTCAACCATCCATCACGAAGTCACGTGATCCGCTTTTTAAAGCGACCGACAAAGGGGGATGCACAACGCACCTTGTGGACCATGGCCTTCACACCGATCCTAATGTTTCAGTTAGCATATGCGACCGATAAAACTGGGGTCAAAATCGCAactataaaatttattttcAGCGTAATCACGTACctgatggtgttgagggtggcGAATCCCTTCTCAACGGGGTCCGGGGTCCCGGTAGCCTCCCCGTGAGAATCTCTGACGCCCATCGTGATCAGGAAACAATCCCCAGTCTATTAAGATAGAAAATGTAGATAAAATGACTTTGTGGATGGATCTTTCGATGAAAACTTCGCAGGGCTCCTTGAGGCGATTGATGGAGGATTTGAGTGACGGAAGGGGGCGAGAGACCGCCTTTCAAGTTTTCGCCTCAAGCTTTTTGGTTGTCCGTTTTAGGTTCCCTGGCTGTACCATCGTTACGAGCATCGGGGAAGAGTGAAGTATTCTTACCATCAGAATCTTACTAGTTATAGTATGTGGGAAATGAGAAGAATTAGAATACATCGTGAAATACAGTACTAGCCTCCATATTCCCAGGCCTCACTCAATGCCAACCGTTCACCATGCCTCCTCTGCCAGCAACCAgctcgtccagctcctcctttCTCGATCGGTATTGCTCCTGGGCTTCTCGTTCTCTGCGCATGACAAATGCGACATCCTCCCGTAGTTTCTCGAGTCGCCTCGAAATCGCAGCCTCTTCTGATATCTGGAGTGTGCGAAAAGCGTCTAGTTCACCCTTCGACTTCTCTAGGGCTGTGTGGGCTTCCGTGACTTTGGTCCGTAGTGTCTTCGCTCGGTTTTGATATCCACCGTAATGCAGTGCCAGCTTCTTTTCAAGTTTATTTCCCTGCTCTGCGGTTGCGAGTAGAGATGCTTGTACATTGTCAAAGACGCCAATCATTCGCTGTTCTTGCTGATATgggtcctcgtcctcgtcgacgtAGTTAGAAAGACCAGGTAGAGTGTTCGAACGGGTAGAACTCCACTCGGCGTCGAACTCATCCGCCCACTCCTGCATCTTCCCGGAGGACACCTCAGCCGTAATGGCCGCACGAGCTTCTTCCAACCATCGGTCATCGAACCGCTCCAGCTTCCGGGGTTTGCCTTCAATTTTGgcgccaggaacagggaaCTTGCTTGCATCGTTGGCGATAAGAAGGGCCGCCTCCTTGGCAATCAAGCTAGGAATTTTGTCTGTTACATGCGACACACGCTCCATTAATGCATCGATATCGAGGACAACAGGTCGAGGGAGTGCGCGTTGGTAGACTTGTGTCTGGCGTCTATGCTCAGTTGCAGCAGCTTTGGCCCGAGcctccctttctttcctGTCTCGTTCTGCCGCATCCTCCTCTGAGTATTCTTCCATTGCAGTTGGCTCCGCGGTTTCAGAGGGCAGCTCTTCGAGCTCCCACTCGGTTTCCTTAGGCTTTGGGAGTGCCGCTAGCCTACCGCGAATGCTTTGCCGCGCGAGGTTCCCTTGTATCTTTATGTCCCTAGGCGTGCTACCAATGAGTTGACCACCGTCGATCTCCTTGTTTAGTGAAAAGTGATCTCGAGGAGTCCGCAGTGGTGTAGCCCCAGGGCCAACACCTCCTGGCACAGGTGTTGCGCCAACTGCGTTTCCTTGTCTAAAAGGCGTGGCCATGGGATTCGGTGTGACAATCTCCTGGCGGCGTGGAGCGATGCCGTCGAAACCTGTAGAAGATCCTCCTTCATGCAGGGGCGTATTTTCACCACCCAGAAGGGAAGATTGAGTTTCCGTTAAGGCCCTGATATTTCGAATCTCATTTGCAATGTGATCTTCCTCCGGGGGAGCTCTAGGTGTTCGGATTGGTGTCCCACCAACCATGGCGGAGTAGTTTCCAAGTAGCCCTCGggttccttcttcttctcccaccaaTTTGCTGGCTTTATCTCCTGCCATACCCATCTTGATGATATCCTCCATTTCGCCTTCACTGACTTGGGGGGTAGGAAGGACTAGTGCTCTCCGCTTGCTGCTTTGTTCCGCTTCCCTAATCTTTTGCATCTGGCCTGCCCGAGCAGCCGCCGCAAAGGCAGCAGAGTTGCTGTTCTTATcattttttctcttcttccgttcggcatcttcatcctggtCTCCTTTGCGCTTGTTCGCTAGTTGTTGTTTTCGAGGATCAAACATTTCACGTTGTTTTTCATTGCgggcctcctcttcgccagTATCATAGAACCCAGGTGCCGCTGGCTTTTCAAACGGAATATCCGCATTATAGTCCATTTCACCCTGCTTTCGCGTGATAACCTTGATATTGATACCGGCGTTTTTCAGTTCACGGCGCTTCTGGAGCACAGCGAGTCGTCGTGATTCTTCAAGCTGTCGTTCTCGAGCCTTACGCTTCGCCTTTTTGCCCTGCGTATTCGCAAGACGCGCTCGAGCCTCGCTTAACATTtctttctcatcttcatcgagATCGATAGTATCCGGGCGGGCGGGTTTGGATTCTGGGTCGGGGTCTAATTCACCGGGTCTGTAAACAATTAGCAAGAGCAGGTCCTGAGAGTGTGTTTCTGAGCACATACCTTAGCCGTCTGACGTCGTCCGCACTTGGCGCTGAGGTTTCCTCGCCAGGACCTCCAAGGCCGAGCTCATCGTTCTCACGGGCTTCCGCTTCATCCAAAAGTTTTTGATATCGTTCTAGGCACTGAGTCGCCGTGCGACCTACGATCGGCGCAATCGTCCGCCATTGTGTTGGCATCAATTTGGCCAGAT
This is a stretch of genomic DNA from Aspergillus puulaauensis MK2 DNA, chromosome 8, nearly complete sequence. It encodes these proteins:
- the cef1 gene encoding putative cell division control protein (Cdc5) (BUSCO:EOG09261CXQ;~COG:A,D;~EggNog:ENOG410PFBZ;~InterPro:IPR017930,IPR009057,IPR021786,IPR001005;~PFAM:PF00249,PF13921,PF11831), with amino-acid sequence MPVVKGGVWTNIEDEVLRAAVSKYGLNQWARVSSLLARKTPKQCKARWVEWLDPGIRKVEWSREEDEKLLHLAKLMPTQWRTIAPIVGRTATQCLERYQKLLDEAEARENDELGLGGPGEETSAPSADDVRRLRPGELDPDPESKPARPDTIDLDEDEKEMLSEARARLANTQGKKAKRKARERQLEESRRLAVLQKRRELKNAGINIKVITRKQGEMDYNADIPFEKPAAPGFYDTGEEEARNEKQREMFDPRKQQLANKRKGDQDEDAERKKRKNDKNSNSAAFAAAARAGQMQKIREAEQSSKRRALVLPTPQVSEGEMEDIIKMGMAGDKASKLVGEEEGTRGLLGNYSAMVGGTPIRTPRAPPEEDHIANEIRNIRALTETQSSLLGGENTPLHEGGSSTGFDGIAPRRQEIVTPNPMATPFRQGNAVGATPVPGGVGPGATPLRTPRDHFSLNKEIDGGQLIGSTPRDIKIQGNLARQSIRGRLAALPKPKETEWELEELPSETAEPTAMEEYSEEDAAERDRKEREARAKAAATEHRRQTQVYQRALPRPVVLDIDALMERVSHVTDKIPSLIAKEAALLIANDASKFPVPGAKIEGKPRKLERFDDRWLEEARAAITAEVSSGKMQEWADEFDAEWSSTRSNTLPGLSNYVDEDEDPYQQEQRMIGVFDNVQASLLATAEQGNKLEKKLALHYGGYQNRAKTLRTKVTEAHTALEKSKGELDAFRTLQISEEAAISRRLEKLREDVAFVMRREREAQEQYRSRKEELDELVAGRGGMVNGWH